A stretch of DNA from Curtobacterium sp. MCBD17_035:
TGCCCGGCGATGAGGACCTCACCGGCGTCAGGGCGGACGAGTCCCGCGGCGACCCCGACGACCGTCGACTTGCCGGCGCCGTTCGGGCCGACGAGCGCGACGACCTCGCCGGGGGCGATCGTCAGGTCGACCACGACGTCCCGTGCCGTCACGCCGAACCGGAGGACCGTGGCGGTCACGCGATCGCCCGACGACCGAGCAGGGACGACGCTCCGATGACGACGATCGCCACGGCGACGAGCACGAGCGCCAGGGCGACCGCCGTGTCGGGGTCGATCTCGCGCTGCAGGTAGATCTCGAGCGGCAACGTGCGCGTCACACCCTGCAGGCTGCCCGCGAACGTGAGCGTGGCGCCGAACTCCCCGAGTGCCCGCGCGAAGCACAGGACGAGGCCGGACAGGATGCCCGGCACCGCCCGTGGCGCGGTGATCGTGACGAGCACCCGCGCGGGTCCGGCACCGAGCGTCGCGGCGACCGCCTCGGCCCGGCCGTCACCGGCCCGGAGCGCACCCTCGATCGCCGTGACGAGGAACGGCATCGCGACGAACGTCTGCGCGATGACGACCGCGATCGTGGTGAACGCGATCCGGACGCCGTGTGCGGCGAGGAACCCGCCGACGGGGCCGATGCGTCCGTACGCGGCGAGGAGCGCGAGTCCACCGACGACGGGTGGGAGCACGAGGGGCAGCAGGACGAACGCGCGGAGGACCCCGACCCACCGCGCGTCGGACCGGGCGAACAGCACGGCGAGCGGGAACCCGAGC
This window harbors:
- a CDS encoding ABC transporter permease translates to MTARGSGRSASGPRAAVPWWLPVPAVVGGLFVLVPVVAMTGAVDWSTFGHLVTTSASLTALGLSLGTALAATGAAFLLGFPLAVLFARSDARWVGVLRAFVLLPLVLPPVVGGLALLAAYGRIGPVGGFLAAHGVRIAFTTIAVVIAQTFVAMPFLVTAIEGALRAGDGRAEAVAATLGAGPARVLVTITAPRAVPGILSGLVLCFARALGEFGATLTFAGSLQGVTRTLPLEIYLQREIDPDTAVALALVLVAVAIVVIGASSLLGRRAIA